The Bactrocera dorsalis isolate Fly_Bdor chromosome 2, ASM2337382v1, whole genome shotgun sequence region GTGTGACGCCGCTTCCAACACCCGCAGTGCTCTTAGATGATTTGTATCGCTTCCGTGTATAGCAATAAATAAGCGGGAATAGTTTAAAACGTTGTTGGGTGCTGGGTCGGTCGGTCGTTCGGTCGCGTGCGTGCAAAATTATGTCATACTGACTGAGAGCTATAAATAACTgccaaaacaaaaagaaataataataattgtatgcGTTGATTTGAGCCAACAGGAACACTGTGTACGGTGGAGTGAGGTGGGATAAGAGACAAgtttatagatacatatgtatgtatttttgtgtaAACTATAACGCAACACAGAGACACACCGGTAAATGCCGGCATGTAACCTTGAAACACGCAACAACTATCAAAGTTTGTACCACATTGCACCCAAAATACGAGTGTCAACTTTGCATGCGAAAACGAATCGGCAGCGCAGTTGTTGGGGCGTGTGTTTGAAACTCCAATCGCCGTGTGGTCGTGATTCACGACACTTCAATTGATACATACTCTCGAGCGTAGCTGGAGCAATAATATTTGTGTCACCATAATTTTTTGCGTCATTTGAAATTCATTCAACACCTCACTGCagcatttttggtgaagtcACACCGAGAGCAAcagttttgaatattaaataccCATACACATCAAATAGCGAGCCGATCACTAAACAAAGCATTTGTGCGAATTGAAAACGACAACAATAAAATGGCTAGCAAGTGCACCATCACATTTGACAACAACCCAATGGGTGTTTACTATGCCGGCCAAACGGTTTCCGGCGTGGCGGAGTTAATAACAACAAGGCCGAAAACGATTAGATGTgcgtataatataatttttacaatttaattatgttttgaatttttcaaccaAAAGAAACCTTAATTACAGTTGGTGTGAATAATTTGAATGAttgcattattatatacatatttgttgtaaaatattaaattaaatttttttaatctgttttaaataatttcaaaattcttaatctattcttcaaaatttatgtatgttgtccccctcaaagtaatctttCAATACATTTGTGCCaatggtttttccaatcttcgaaacagttgttaaaatcaACTTCCGGAATAGTCTTTAATACCCGTAGCGATTTACGCTCAAAACGATTTCTCCGGGGCGGTCGTTTGAGTCACACGAaactaaatcaggcgaatacggtttttgcgacacgatattggttgacaattcggcgaaaaactcacgaagaaacAATGCAGTAtacgacggtgcattatcgtagtgcaaaaactaagagttgtcggcccataattccgtcTTCTtcttacgaatagcttcgcgcaaacgactcaaatggtattccttgttgacactttggccggtcggaagaaaTTCCGAccgcaccacacctcgataatcgaagcaaactgtcaacataatctAGATTTTTGACCTTGCCGATTGGTCGTCTCTTTCCGGATCTCTTTCCGGATCATAAGCAAAGcttcaagactcatcgccaataataatacgtttcatgacatcctggtagtcggaaagcgttgtttcacagacgttaacgcgacacAGTTTGCACGCgataaacaattatcaccgaaggacttttccaacattcggaAGGTTTCCGCTTTCGAAATTTAATTCCGCACACAGAAGTTAAtggaacttttttgttgaataatttcactcatcgtaaaaatcgccaaatgcactttatgtactttaaTGGTTTTGAAGCTCAGTCTAGCGGTGATTTTACGTGCCAAATGTAGCAGAAATCATTAGAGTTGTttgtaggaaaaaaaattttcacttcatAGTCTCTTGAACCATTAAACCGAATGGAAGCAGACTATAAAGGATCTGTTTCAAGTTTCAAACGGTTTGCAATACCAACCCAACTGAGTACCAAAGTCTTGAGTTAGATCTCTCAATTTATATTCCAGACTACTGGACcagcaaagaaaaattttcaaaactcaatttagttgaaattttcaaaatcactaTTTTAGCGAGTTCAAGAGaagagcatatacatatattaattttttaaccgaGTTAtccaaaaactttttgtttcttGGATGGGTCACTCTcctaaaacaaaaacttgtgCAAGCCCAAGTCCATAAGTCTCgtaattattacttttaaagcaaaaagtaaaaacagtTTTTCCGTGTTCCGGATGAAACCCTAAACTTTCCACCCTCAGAGCCACTAAACCGCATACCCATTTCCCAATGTAAAGATGTTCTGATGTACTATGCAGCATTCCGTGGGTATATGATGCTAAATTGAATACATACGCACTGATAGATACAGTGATACAGATAGTGGATAGAAAGACTAAATGACCACCTCTAtacaaacttatatacatatatttaaactattatgctttcatcatttaaattcCCTGCTGAAGTTATAAagtattttaccaaaaatttacatatgtacaagtatgtatgtatgtatacttacttaagtacatacatatgtatctataccGTAAAGTGAAGTCATTCTTCTTCAATACTGGGGTTATTATGTTATATGCTTTTACATTGTCATACACATACAATTGTACATATACCAAAGAATATCTATCTGTAATGCCGGATTACGTCACCGGAAACTCGTTGAAACACTACCAGAGGTGTACAACAgacacagatatacatatgtatattagttaCTAATAATGAACTCAAAAACGATGAAGCCGGCATTATATAACACGCCGCTATCGAAACAATAGAggcaaaaacaaagtaaaataaataattggcatacatacatacatttaaatcaaatttatattGACCACGTTCACACACATTACCAAGGCAGATACATTAAAcctgttttgaaattttataattatttctgtTTTCCAACTCTCAAATTACACTTTGACTCTGATAGCAGACAAGCATTATTTGATTACTGATACATTGAATCACTGTAGGTTATAATTTTTCATGAGATTACATATTAATGaacattcaaatatatgtacatatatatatgtatatgtatgcagggatatatgtatgtagatacatatgcatatgtatgtatgcatatacgaATGTTAATAGCTGTGCAATTGCTGATAATTGcactatttttaaaacattgaTATTCATAACTAATAAAaccaaacatatgtacattagaatGGGTCGATTTACAGGGAGCCAAAAAGACAGAAAAATCGCATATGCGGGAAATATTCTGCGGTTCATTCTAAACAACTTTGATTGAGAGAATATGGatctaaaaccggtttcgaggCGGCGACTCTTTTGgggattataaaaatttcttcttcaGTTTTGGGGATATCTGAACGAGTATCAAACTGATCATTTCAGGAAATCTTCCAGATCAGATAACATATCTTCCATATCGCATATCTCCCGTTACACATATCTCCCATGCAACCCATTAttcagatttttattttctggtATCCTGTCTTTAATTAAAAAGCCAAGAACACGTAATTTTGCAGAATTGTCCTCCAGTACATACTTAATAATGAcagtgaaaataaagaaaatcgaaTGACTATAGCATATTTCGACCAACTAACTTTGAAATAGTTTCCTAATGTAATGTAAATCAGCGAACTCTACCTTTATAATATGAGTATTGATCAAAATTTCTATCAGTTCTTACATCAATAACAAACAACTAATTCCGagtcaaaactaaaaaaatctgCAGATCTAAAACTTTACGTACGAAGACCAGGTCTTGCTAATTTATTTAATCATTTAAATAGTTAGTTGTCAGGACTGTGGTGAAAAGCGAACAACTAAATGGTTTCTGGGCGCACTTAAACTGCCTAGTAGATCCAACATCCATCTTAACAGGGCCAAGTTTATACTGAATTATCATTAGAAAGCTCCCTTCaaccattaaaataaaagtttcagTCGGCTGCCGATTGATGGTTAAGATAAATTACTCACCTCAGCAACCAAACGTAACAATTTATCATAATATACCGCAAACTAAAAAGAAGAACTATCAATTACTACCATTTGACCTGTGAGGCAAACATTTCGTTGGACAACAATTtagtatttacaaaaaaaaaacgcaattcCCCAGCCACAAAAGAATAACGCATGATCTAATAGGAAGATAAATTGCACGATACAATGTCGAAGTATAAATACGACACAAAAGGCCTCATGGACAGATGCTCTATAAGTGACATACATCCGCACATCCGAAGTACAATAGCAAATATGACTTATTAGGTAGTTCTGTAGCAACATATTAAGGCAGCGGAGAATTAGAGCAAAGTAATTCAATTTAGACAATTAATTTGTGGATTAAGTAATGCTACACAGTTATGTactgtcatacatacatacatatgtacatagttagaaattattattattttttaattcacagCTATCTACATCAGCGTCTGTGGTCACGCTGAAACCCGCTGGACGGAGAATGTAACCAAACAAGATACTGAGGGTAAACCGCAGAAGACCATTGAAACGTTTTCCGGTTCCGAATTGTATTACAGCAGCGAGAATCATGTTTATGGACAAAGTGGTGGCGTACAAATCGAATTGCCGGCCGGCAAGTATGCATTTCCCTTTCAGGCGACCATACCACCGAATGCACCCACATCGTTTAACGGTTCGTGGGGTCAAGTGCAGCATGAGGTCGCTTTGGTGATCGATCGTGTCATGCGTTATGACAATAAATTCAAGCAGGGCTATACGGTGATATCACCATATGATTTGAACCTGAATCCGGACCATATGGTGTGTGTttgataaatgtatttattttactaaaatgaATGTTTAATGATTTTTACCTCTTCGACTTGATTTAGAAACCATTTCAAAAGATCGAAGAGAAGACATTCTGTTGGAGTTTTTGTTGTGGCAACAAAGGACCAATGGTTATGCATGTAAAGGTGCCGTTTTCCGCTTACGCACCTGGACAGAAGATACGCTTCAACGTTGTGCTGGACAATCAGTCAGATGTGCACTGCTCCGATGTCAAGGTGCGGTTAATGAAGAAAGTCAACTTCACCAGCCGAAATCCGGAAGCTAAACGGCAAGTTGTTGAAGTTAAAGTAGCAGATAATCACTGTGGTGAAGTggttaaaaacaataaagcggaatttaatgaatatttgcaAATTCCCTCGACCACGCCCACTTCACTGGAGAACTGTAGTCTCATTAAAGTGAGTTATACTCTGAAGTTCATAGCCAAAGTTTCACGCATCCACGGAGATTTGATAATCGAATTTCCACTGACCATCGGCACTGTGCCGTTATATGCTAGCGCCAACGACCAAGGTCCGGTTACAACGCAACCTGGCTCAGGGCCGATCTACAAGCCACTACGTATGTTTGCATTCTTTCATATAGAttcaatatatttcttaattaaaaataatttttaatttgtgccCCTAGCACCACCTATGTTCGAGGAGGATGTACGTAGCGAACAATTTGAAGATAACACATTCCGCCCACGTTATCCTGTCTTTCTCAGCGATGCTGGCATACCTGCTGGTAATGCTGGGCCAAATAATCAACCATTACCACCATCAAATGGTATATATCCTTCCAATATTGCTCCGGCGCCAGCTCCTGCAGCGCCAATGCCTTCTACTCCGCAGCATAACAATTCTATACCAGCTCACAATTATACGCCCTCACCAGCTGCTGCATCTTCACCAGCTCCACCTACGCCATCTGCACCATCCTTAAATAATGCTACTGCGCGCCCCACAACAACCGCGGCCACTGGTGGTGGCAATGTAGAGGTTCTAGGATTCAGCTTGCCGCCGGACTATGAGCCCACTCCGGCACCAGCACCAGGTTCTAAGCCTGGTATTGGTTGGAAAtaaatattggaatttattttgaagaataacTTTTTGGTATTACGCAAACAAACAGGCATACAtagatgcatatgtacatattcatatgtaaagACTcctaatcgatttttaaaagttttaaatgtttatatttatatagatgcATGCATATGAAGcaaaattattgcattttacaacaaatacatatgtttgtttaaacatatttacatatatgaacatttttgtataattttatattaattattaaaagacgaaaaaataataaaataaaatctttttattacttCCTACGACCACTTTACTGAAAAAGTCTGCATACAGAGGAAATAATCTCTAcagcatatatgtacgtatgtcaATATGTAGCTTATATTGAAACATTGAAAACGGAACATCcgcttcataaaaattaaattaaattgaagtaaATTGTAAGTCTCGCGATTTGGTTGCGTTGCTGCTCTGATCTAGCCGATCGTTTTTCTTGCAAACGATGTATCTTTTTCAGTTTCACGTAAACTTGCgagcaataataatatttcacatTATCAgcttaataaatatgaaataaataaatgtgaaaatcaaCTTTGAATAATACATATTCATCAaagacttttaatttttaagtaaatactCACATACTTCCGTTGCACCTCCGGCGGATGCGCATATCTAGAAGActgcttttctttttattacatCCATATCAATGAATAAATGCTAAGATGctagtttatatatatttattttaagggTAAAAGTGCAAAAACTAATTTGATGAATATTATCTACCGTATTTCTATTCTAAAATACTATTAAGAATTTatcttaataatttaaaaaataagaacataaGCAACCAAGGTTGCCGTATTTCTCAAATACTTAAGCTGACAGCTTCATCAAAGGGCGCGTTACCGATTATAAGTTATGTTTGGAACTATCGACGCTTAGTAATATTATCAGCAGATTTTTAAAtgcttattaaaattttttaaataaaagtattttaatatagttctattaaaacaatataatttaatattctaAAATGGTAATATCATTTGTGTTAATTCCGTAGTGCTGCCAATTTAAATTGAGTGAGTTGGTTTTGCCGAaggatattttatttacaacgaaattattatgtttaaatatttctaatgcACACTATTTATTAATTATCTTATATTTGTAGCTTAATTCTTCAAAACATgaatacattaattttttttcggaaaagtaATTTTATACGGAAACCAAAACAAGGAAAACATCACAAGTAAATTCAAAGCAACTCTGTCAACAGAGTGCGACCAAGTTTTAGTGCTCAGAATAGAAGAAAATcatttattgaataaaactgAGTAATACAAGATGGACGTAATTTTGTCGTCGtccaattacaatttttactttattttttgtttgtgaaaacTATCTGAAATCAATATCATACAACACAATACAAGTAAAAGttctagtaaaaaaattataagtcgaaaatttgttggaaacatatacagatatacaaAAGCGTGTTTTTCTTGACTAAATTTTTGCATTGCTACGCCTCTGCGGTTTTTTCCAATAGTGTGTACATaggtgcgcgcgtgtgtgtttTGCAGAAAACGACAGTTTTTTGTTTGGTGAAAAATCGAAGTGTGTTACGCCGCTGCATCTGCATTGGTTCAACGGTTTGCGTTATATTTTCCCGTTGTTGAAACGGTGAGTTAACATCCTGCtttctctatatttttttaatttcaacattCTTTCTGATAATAATTTTGTCTCATTTATATTATGCATCCTTTTTGCATTCTTCAGTTCGCTCTAATTTTCCCCGTATCTGCCCATTTTTAAAAGTTGgagcatgtttttttttttttgccttaacCGAGCTGCTAGCTACGAAGTCGCAGATGTTTACTTTCTTAGATTTGTTGTTGTCCCTTGCAGCGCAATTGTCACCACCGctctcataaaaaaaaaatgccacaaaaacaaaaccaataaacaataaatatcaataataggatattaaaatacatatgcatataaattattaaattgtaagctataataataaaattgtgcaTGGCGTGAAACCACTATTCAATGTTATTAAGTGCACTCGGGGTGCGTTAAAGGTCAATCTCAAGCAGCTGTTTTTTCATGCACAGATTGAATTGAAAGTTTACAATACCATagcagaaaatttataaataccattacttcataatatttttttagtagcaAAGGTAAGTGGCATGCTGATTTCtctatatttcattttcaacactcaagttaataattttagtgatattatgtacatatcttctttTATTCCTTATTATCCTAGGTATCTTAATTTGTTGTGTGTAGGTATCAGAATAGAgatggcaaatatttgagtacCTGTGACTTTGTCACTGCTAACTATAAAAATTCAACTTGGGGGTCACAGCTAGTGACAAGTTTCACTAAAAGTAGCTGACAGGAATTAACGAACCAAGTAAGCCAGTCCACAGTAATCACATGAAAAATTGGCGGGACTGTGACAAAATTGCATTCGCACAGTAAtcaatatgaaaaattgcgactgtgacaaaattagcagtcacagtatcatatgaCAAAATTGCGACTTTGACTtggtgacaaaatagcattcaccgcGGAATATAAGAAAATTGCGACCTGTGACCAAAGGAGCTagtcacagtatcatatgaaaaaatTGCGACTGGGACAAAAATAAGCATTCCCGTATTCACTATGAAAAAATTGCGAACTGTGACAAATATCGCATTTCGcgtggaatataaaaaattgcaaactgTGATGAATTCATACTTCATTAAAGCTATGAACTTTCCTTCAATTTTAGACAAGTATAAAATTGGTTTaactataaaaaagttaatttctctttaaacgggtaatattcatgtacaaattaaattgacTAACAGGAAACCTCCATGCTTGTATTAAGgccaattataaaatttttaattttaaaattgcaatcaatttatatagtaatttaaaaaaacttttaaaaaaaagtattttgataagtaacgaaatatttttaatatcatgtTTCCGCTTTTACTTTAAATAGACGTTACCTGATTGAGTGATCCTTCATATTGGAAAAAAACCTTCCAGAagaatatttttagatggcgactttaaaaatgtgcgtcttaaaaaataaagaatcatttacattaatttttgtacgaTAACTGTTAACAAAATCATTGTTACTTAttccttaataaaaaaattgagatgTTCCTGTGGtcaaaaagaacacaaaatgagttatgtgtggcaattttttaaagaatgcaGTGGATGCCTTTTTTTCCGCAAAATTGTGATATATTTGCCCTTCTTTTCCatgtaatgtaaatatttttaacactatttaattttaatcttttatgtatatactttgtgtATTTCggtgattttctaaaaatgaatttactatgttaatttctttttattctaATAAACTATTTACCTTGTACGTAAACTGAAAAAgggaaacaattttgtttctacTTTATTGGCCTATGTCCTTTTACAATTTGTTATTCTAGTCAACAACAGTCACAGTTTAAAAATCACTGCTACTTTACAAAGTTCACCGTCACAAGTATCAGTGTGGTTCCCTTAAAAAGTCACAACAGGCCCATGCCAACCGACAATCAGTAATAGTGAATTCCCTTGGAGCGCTATGGTCGCCGCTGCtcttataaaaaagaaaacaaaaacaatgccaGCATTCCGTTAATtcgaaatataagtaaaatattgaAGAGCGAATTCAGAGAGGGAGCGTAAAATAAGCCAGGGTTGTCTGTGCCACGGTTAAAAGTGCTGCCAAATTAGCATTAgattatatacaaaaacatccataataattttaaaactcaaCAGCATAAAGATTAAAGTTTACACTTccgaataattttaatttttaactggGAAGGCGGGTATCCATTCCATACTTTATTTACGACTTGTTTTAGATTTAAGTTGCGtcaagtttaaataaattt contains the following coding sequences:
- the LOC105230256 gene encoding arrestin domain-containing protein 3, with amino-acid sequence MASKCTITFDNNPMGVYYAGQTVSGVAELITTRPKTIRSIYISVCGHAETRWTENVTKQDTEGKPQKTIETFSGSELYYSSENHVYGQSGGVQIELPAGKYAFPFQATIPPNAPTSFNGSWGQVQHEVALVIDRVMRYDNKFKQGYTVISPYDLNLNPDHMKPFQKIEEKTFCWSFCCGNKGPMVMHVKVPFSAYAPGQKIRFNVVLDNQSDVHCSDVKVRLMKKVNFTSRNPEAKRQVVEVKVADNHCGEVVKNNKAEFNEYLQIPSTTPTSLENCSLIKVSYTLKFIAKVSRIHGDLIIEFPLTIGTVPLYASANDQGPVTTQPGSGPIYKPLPPPMFEEDVRSEQFEDNTFRPRYPVFLSDAGIPAGNAGPNNQPLPPSNGIYPSNIAPAPAPAAPMPSTPQHNNSIPAHNYTPSPAAASSPAPPTPSAPSLNNATARPTTTAATGGGNVEVLGFSLPPDYEPTPAPAPGSKPGIGWK